GTTTCAAGATTTTTAGGGGAAAACGATTTAGAGAAAAGAATATACTTAAATACAATTGGTCCATTTTGGCACGCGAATGAAGTATGGCTTGTTTGTGCTGGTGGTGCTATGTTCGCGGCATTCCCACACTGGTATGCAACTTTATTTAGTGGGTTTTACATTCCTTTTGTGTTTATGCTTCTCGCCTTAATTATAAGAGGTGTTTCCTTTAAATTCCGTGCGAAAATAGACAATCATAAATGGAAAGGTTTTTGGGATTGGGGTATGTTTTTAGGAAGTTTACTACCACCTATTCTGTGGGGAGTTGCCATTGCTAACTTTATGGTAGGTATTCCAATTGATGAGACGAAAAATGCTGTAGGTGGATTCTTACAATTACTTCATCCATTTGCATTACTTGGAGGAGTTATGTTCCTTCTGTTATGTATTGTTCACGGATTGCAATTCCTGACTATACGTACAACTGGTAAGTTAAGAGAACGTGCACGTATTGCTGCGTTGAAAATTGCACCGCTTGCAATTATCGCACTTCTTATTTTTGCTGGTGTTGGATTATGGAAAACAGATATTTTCACTGGTCATGGTAAAGAGTGGATTATGGTTCCGATTGGAGCTTTTGTAGCATTATGTGCGTCAACATTATTAAATAAAAGAAGAAGAGATGGTTGGGCTTTCTTTATGACAAGTTTAACAATCATTTTACTAAGTGCGA
This genomic window from Bacillus anthracis str. Vollum contains:
- the cydB gene encoding cytochrome d ubiquinol oxidase subunit II translates to MLSLNELWFIIIAVLFVGFFVLEGFDFGVGIVSRFLGENDLEKRIYLNTIGPFWHANEVWLVCAGGAMFAAFPHWYATLFSGFYIPFVFMLLALIIRGVSFKFRAKIDNHKWKGFWDWGMFLGSLLPPILWGVAIANFMVGIPIDETKNAVGGFLQLLHPFALLGGVMFLLLCIVHGLQFLTIRTTGKLRERARIAALKIAPLAIIALLIFAGVGLWKTDIFTGHGKEWIMVPIGAFVALCASTLLNKRRRDGWAFFMTSLTIILLSASVFAGMFPRVLISSLGSIYDLTIYNAASGDYALKLMTYFSIAILPFVLGSQIWSFYVFRQPVKSDKDLEY